Proteins encoded in a region of the Dryobates pubescens isolate bDryPub1 chromosome 14, bDryPub1.pri, whole genome shotgun sequence genome:
- the LRATD2 gene encoding protein LRATD2: MGNQVEKLTHLNYKEVPTADPTGMDRDEGPRIGVSYIFSNDDDELEQQQDSVQDLGGDHPALQPYDPQLHEVECSVYYRDECIYQKSFSEEDTLPEEGDEGSGGHLSTYTPENLLNRCKPGDLVEFVCQAQYPHWVVYVGDFQVVHLHRLEVVNSFLTDASQGRRGRIANQLYRYKPLSPAMVVRNALEQVGCKDRDLSWRNSECFAAWCRYGKREFKIGGELRIGKQPYRLQIRLGDKRSHTLEFQSLEDLIMEKRRNDQIGRAAVIQELSSHLQAAEEEEEEEEDHHHPGARTAVE, encoded by the coding sequence ATGGGGAACCAGGTGGAGAAGCTGACCCATTTGAACTACAAGGAAGTTCCCACGGCTGATCCGACAGGTATGGACAGAGATGAAGGGCCCAGGATCGGGGTCTCCTACATCTTTTCgaatgatgatgatgaactGGAACAGCAGCAGGATTCAGTGCAGGACCTTGGGGGTGatcatcctgccctgcagccctacGATCCCCAGCTGCACGAGGTGGAGTGCTCAGTCTATTACCGCGACGAGTGTATTTACCAGAAGAGCTTTTCTGAGGAGGACACACTGCCAGAGGAgggtgatgaaggcagtggagggCATCTGAGCACCTACACCCCAGAGAACCTGCTGAATAGGTGCAAACCAGGTGACCTGGTGGAGTTTGTGTGCCAGGCCCAGTATCCACATTGGGTAGTCTATGTTGGTGATTTTCAAGTTGTCCACCTGCATAGGCTGGAGGTGGTGAACAGCTTCCTCACCgatgccagccagggcagacgGGGCCGCATTGCCAACCAGCTGTACCGCTAcaagcccctcagccctgccatggTGGTGCGCAatgccctggagcaggtgggTTGCAAGGACCGGGACTTGAGCTGGAGAAACTCGGAGTGTTTTGCTGCCTGGTGCCGGTATGGCAAGCGGGAGTTTAAAATCGGCGGGGAGCTGCGCATAGGCAAGCAGCCCTACCGATTGCAGATCCGGCTGGGCGACAAGCGCAGCCACACACTGGAGTTTCAGAGCCTAGAGGATCTGattatggagaagaggagaaatgaCCAGATTGGTAGGGCTGCTGTGATccaggagctctccagccacctgcaagctgcagaggaggaggaagaggaggaggaagaccaTCATCATCCAGGTGCTCGGACTGCTGTGGAGtag